The Pseudomonas parafulva genome window below encodes:
- a CDS encoding YbaN family protein, whose protein sequence is MRYLLLAIGWLSVALGVIGIFLPVLPTTPFLLLAAACFARSSPRFHAWLVEHPRLGPWIRDYLDGQGIPLKGKVYAIGLMWASIGLSCYLVPLFWARAFMLTSAVLVSLYILKQKTLHRP, encoded by the coding sequence GTGCGCTATCTGCTGCTGGCCATTGGCTGGCTCAGTGTCGCGCTGGGGGTGATCGGCATCTTCTTGCCGGTCTTGCCGACCACCCCGTTCCTGCTGCTGGCAGCCGCCTGTTTCGCCCGCAGCTCCCCGCGCTTTCACGCGTGGTTGGTCGAGCATCCCCGGCTCGGCCCCTGGATCCGCGACTACCTCGATGGACAGGGCATTCCACTCAAGGGCAAGGTGTACGCCATCGGCCTGATGTGGGCCAGCATCGGCCTGTCGTGCTACTTGGTGCCCCTGTTCTGGGCACGGGCCTTCATGCTCACCAGCGCCGTGCTGGTCAGTCTCTACATCCTCAAGCAGAAGACCCTGCACCGGCCCTGA
- a CDS encoding YecA family protein, producing the protein MSFAEQLTRLQAFLDADELHEEALDYVAAHGYLTALSICSEEVPEREWIDALFAEEPHYASEAQHVEIEATLVALKGHIARQLASDEEFDLPCELDLTDEPDDSELRGWCIGFMEGVFLREEAWFENAEEEVSEMLLPIMVGSGLFDEQPEFADIASNANLQDDMIVQIPEALSALFLLLHAPEEKPALLKPRHH; encoded by the coding sequence ATGTCCTTCGCCGAGCAACTGACCCGCCTGCAAGCCTTCCTCGACGCCGACGAGCTGCACGAAGAGGCGCTGGACTACGTCGCCGCACACGGCTACCTGACCGCGCTGTCGATCTGCTCGGAGGAGGTGCCCGAACGTGAATGGATCGACGCGCTGTTCGCCGAGGAACCGCATTACGCCAGCGAAGCCCAGCACGTCGAAATCGAGGCCACCCTGGTCGCCCTCAAAGGCCACATCGCCCGCCAACTGGCCAGCGACGAGGAATTCGACCTGCCCTGCGAGCTCGACCTGACCGACGAGCCGGACGATTCCGAACTGCGCGGCTGGTGCATCGGGTTCATGGAAGGCGTGTTCCTGCGCGAAGAAGCCTGGTTCGAGAATGCCGAAGAGGAAGTCAGCGAAATGCTGCTGCCGATCATGGTCGGCTCGGGCCTGTTCGACGAACAGCCGGAGTTCGCCGACATCGCCAGCAACGCCAACTTGCAGGACGACATGATCGTGCAGATTCCCGAGGCCCTCAGCGCCTTGTTCCTGCTGCTGCACGCCCCGGAAGAGAAGCCGGCACTGCTCAAGCCACGCCACCACTGA